One window of the Amia ocellicauda isolate fAmiCal2 chromosome 18, fAmiCal2.hap1, whole genome shotgun sequence genome contains the following:
- the LOC136713480 gene encoding kinesin-like protein KIFC3: protein MYAFYSLLVYIFYTLFKREESAQEEEGPSTQEPDIVSVRTKSLRGKNAPPPSMREDGCKGLEYSEGSSSDSDGLSLSEEDECDDEDLEDSAVSPLAAFLSFKQEAEGRRVSQAQAEASSGKAAESPLLTVMSHLLTFLEQHAHMTQLQQRAQQYRVRLQRHRAQHRRQLQTLKASYRQRLRDQSRVIGSLEGVITDQQDRLSSMPSGGPTMPHPPQDSLHQLVQSLRSLQGEKSRMQGELQRLHSQLQQREQDKQHTTKDFQQQIEDLQRCIEEREGELTRLRTETGVTDSEKRMFRLAAENDSLKESLSVTQSLLQQLSLVPSQSSTALIKENESLRSRVLQLESSLQHRAEQLSRLERDSEQAEWRRRDEMCRRDDRVRQLQLDLDKERGREPVVKYVTKTVEVESPGTLRLLAETRDMNKRLAEELSIQSQKCSRLEEQIRASEEVTAGLTKKIVAYESEIEKLREDLLKEIGHLEGRKEEAVREAAECSEQHLQHLREQFTGLQSRLSALQPALRSVQADYGSLRSQVRSFSEFYGAAVNEAKKQLCSAISEMSEANRDILQKYRKEVALRRKYHERLVELKGNIRVLCRVKPVLSEDQQEEGQTTAVTTDPNNESAVTVRSKGRAREFELDKVFQPQASQDEVFQEIEPLVTSCIDGYNVCIFAYGQTGSGKTYTMEGSVENPGINQRALKHLFSEMEDRKGMWDYAVTLSLVEIYNEVLRDLLSKDPGEKLDIKISPDGTGQLHVPGLRVIEVKSFQHIKKILALGRKNRITYSTQMNQHSSRSHALLTITVTGTDLASGAKTIGKLNLVDLAGSERVWKSGAEGERLKEAQNINLSLLALGDVIQALRGRQTHVPFRNSRLTYLLQDSLGKGNKTAMVVQISSLERNVGETLCSLKFAQRVCKVELGPASRKIESAGHCDFLS, encoded by the exons ATGTACGCCTTCTACTCTCTGCTCGTCTATATCTTCTACACGCTCTTCAAGAGGGAGGAGTCTGCGCAGGAAGAAGAAGGACCTTCTACACAG GAACCAGACATTGTCTCTGTGAGAACAAAGAGCTTGAGGGGGAAAAATGCCCCCCCACCAAGCATGCGAGAAGATGGCTGTAAAGGGCTGGAATACTCTGAGG GCAGCAGCTCTGACAGTGATGGCCTTTCTCTCAGTGAGGAAGACGAGTGTGACGACGAAGACCTGGAGGACAGTGCAGTCTCCCCCCTGGCTGCTTTCCTGTCCTTTAAACAGGAAGCTGAAGGAAGAAGAGTTTCACAGGCCCAGGCCGAAGCCAGCAGTGGAAAG GCAGCCGAGTCCCCGCTGCTGACGGTGATGTCCCACCTCCTGACCTTCTTGGAGCAGCATGCCCACATGACGCAGCTGCAGCAGCGTGCGCAACAGTACCGGGTCAGGCTGCAGCGGCACCGGGCCCAGCACCGCCGGCAGCTGCAGACCCTGAAAGCCTCCTACCGCCAGCGGCTGAGGGACCAGAGTCGAGTGATCGGGAGCCTGGAGGGGGTGATCACCGACCAGCAGGACCGGCTGAGCAGCATGCCGTCTGGTG GCCCCACCATGCCCCACCCGCCCCAAGACAGCCTTCACCAGCTGGTGCAGTCCCTGCGCAGTCTGCAGGGGGAGAAGAGCCGCATGCAGGGGGAGCTGCAGCGCCTGCACTCACAGCTGCAGCAGAGGGAGCAGGACAAGCAGCACACCACAAAGGACTTCCAGCAGCAG ATTGAAGACTTGCAGCGCTGCATCGAGGAGCGTGAAGGTGAGCTGACACGGCTCAGGACAGAAACA GGAGTGACAGATTCTGAGAAGAGGATGTTCCGCTTGGCAGCTGAGAACGACAGTCTGAAGGAGAGTCTCAGCGTCAcccagagcctcctgcagcagcTGTCCCTCGTGCCGTCTCAGTCCAGCACTGCGCTGATCAAG GAAAACGAGTCCCTGCGGAGCCGGGTCCTGCAGCTGGAGAGCTCCCTGCAGCATCGCGCAGAGCAGCTGTCCCGGCTGGAGAGAGACAGCGAACAGGCCGAGTGGAGGAGGAGGGACGAGATGTGCAGGCGGGATGACAGAGTGAGGCAGCTACAGCTGGATCTGGACAAGGAGAGGGGCCGGGAACCAGTGGTAAAG TACGTCACTAAGACGGTGGAAGTGGAGTCACCCGGGACTCTGAGGCTGTTGGCTGAGACGAGGGACATGAATAAGCGATTGGCTGAGGAGCTGTCCATTCAGAGCCAGAAATGCAGCCGCCTGGAGGAACAGATCAGGGCGTCAGAGGAAGTGACTGCTGGTCTGACGAAAAAg ATTGTTGCCTATGAGTCTGAAATCGAGAAGCTAAGGGAGGACCTGCTGAAGGAGATCGGCCACCTGGAGGGAAGaaaggaggaggcagtgagagaGGCGGCCGAGTGCTCCGAGCAGCACCTGCAGCACCTGAGGGAGCAGTTCACAG GTCTACAGAGCCGCCTGTCTGCCCTCCAGCCCGCTCTGCGCTCAGTGCAGGCCGACTACGGCAGTCTGCGCAGCCAGGTGCGCAGCTTTTCTGAGTTCTACGGGGCAGCAGTCAACGAAGCCAAGAAACAG TTATGTTCTGCAATCAGTGAGATGTCTGAGGCCAACAGAGACATCCTACAGAAATACAGAAAGGAAGTGGCTCTGCGCAGGAAGTACCATGAGCGACTGGTTGAACTTAAAG GCAACATCCGGGTCCTATGCCGTGTGAAGCCCGTCCTGTCTGAGGATCAGCAGGAAGAAGGACAAACCACAGCTGTGACAACCGACCCCAACAACGAATCCGCAGTGACCGTGCGGAGCAAAGGACGGGCGCGAGAGTTTGAGCTGGACAAAGTGTTTCAGCCTCAGGCTTCTCAGGATGAG GTTTTCCAGGAGATTGAACCCCTCGTGACTTCCTGCATTGATGGCTACAATGTGTGCATTTTTGCCTATGGACAGACTGGCTCTGGTAAAACCTACACTATGGAG GGAAGTGTTGAAAACCCTGGGATAAACCAAAGGGCTCTGAAGCACCTTTTCAGTGAGATGGAGGACAGGAAGGGGATGTGGGACTATGCTGTGACCCTCAGTTTAGTGGAGATCTACAACGAAGTGCTCAG AGATCTGCTCAGCAAGGATCCCGGGGAGAAGCTGGACATCAAGATCAGTCCTGACGGGACCGGGCAGCTCCATGTTCCTGGGCTGAGGGTCATTGAGGTCAAGAGCTTCCAGCACATCAAGAAA ATTCTGGCTCTGGGTCGGAAGAACAGGATCACTTACAGCACCCAGATGAACCAGCACAGCTCTCGCTCACACGCCTTGCTCACCATCACAGTGACCGGCACTGACCTGGCCAGTGGAGCAAAGACTATAG GTAAGCTGAACTTAGTGGACCTGGCGGGTTCTGAGCGCGTGTGGAAGTCCGGGGCCGAAGGGGAGCGGCTGAAGGAGGCTCAGAACATTAATCTCTCCCTGCTGGCTCTGGGGGACGTCATCCAGGCATTGAGGGGCCGGCAGACCCACGTTCCCTTCAGGAACTCCAGGCTGACCTACTTGCTGCAAGACTCGCTGGGAAAGGGAAACAAGACTGCGATGGTAGTGCAG atCTCCTCGTTGGAGAGGAACGTGGGTGAGACCTTGTGCTCTCTGAAGTTTGCACAGAGAGTGTGTAAAGTGGAGCTGGGCCCTGCGTCACGTAAGATTGAGTCTGCAGGACACTGTGACTTTCTCTCTTAA
- the pdp1 gene encoding pyruvate dehydrogenase phosphatase catalytic subunit 1, protein MPVTSQLFAVLRSGEIRRICCSAFQCPVQHRCRQSLPHSSNSVKLVQGKTTRAAALGSSQWGIQSRSYRSSSERCYNLTPPQVNSILKANEYSFKVPEFDGKNVSSVLGFDSNQLPANAPIEDRRSVATCLQTRGMLLGVFDGHAGCACAQALSERLFYYIAVSLLPHETLLEIENAMESGRAVLPILQWHKHPNDYFSKEASRLYFNSLRTYWQELIDLNSGENPDIKEALINSFKRLDNDLSLEAQVGDTNSFLNYWVLRVAFSGATACVAHVDGNDLHVANTGDGRAVLGVQEEDGSWSALTLSNDHNAQNESEIQRIRSEHPKNEEKTVVKQDRLLGLLMPFRAFGDVKFKWSIELQKRVLESGPDQLNDNEHTKFIPPNYHTPPYLTAEPEIIHHKLRPQDRFLVLGTDGLWETLHRQEVVRIVGEYLTGVHLQQPITVGGYKVTLGQMQGLLMERRARVSSVFEDQNAATHLLRHAVGNNEFGSVDHERLSKMLSLPEELARMYRDDITIIIVQFNSHVIGAQNKTGTTGDPA, encoded by the coding sequence ATGCCGGTGACCTCCCAGCTATTTGCAGTGCTTCGCAGCGGGGAGATCAGAAGGATATGCTGCTCGGCCTTTCAGTGCCCCGTTCAGCACCGATGCCGTCAGTCACTGCCGCACTCCTCGAACAGTGTAAAGCTCGTGCAAGGGAAAACGACCCGTGCAGCAGCTTTAGGATCAAGCCAGTGGGGCATTCAGTCACGCAGCTATAGATCTTCTTCAGAGAGATGCTACAACCTGACCCCCCCTCAAGTGAACAGCATCCTGAAGGCCAACGAGTACAGCTTTAAAGTCCCAGAGTTCGATGGGAAGAATGTGAGCTCTGTGCTCGGCTTTGACAGCAACCAGCTGCCAGCCAATGCGCCAATCGAGGATCGGAGGAGTGTTGCCACTTGCCTGCAGACAAGGGGGATGCTCTTGGGGGTGTTTGATGGGCATGCTGGCTGTGCTTGTGCCCAGGCATTGAGTGAGAGGCTGTTCTACTATATTGCAGTCTCTCTGCTTCCTCACGAGACATTGCTGGAAATCGAAAATGCTATGGAGAGCGGGCGGGCTGTGTTACCCATCTTGCAGTGGCACAAGCATCCCAATGATTACTTCAGCAAGGAAGCTTCCAGATTATATTTCAACAGCCTGAGAACGTATTGGCAGGAACTAATTGATTTAAACAGTGGAGAGAACCCTGACATTAAAGAAGCTTTGATCAACTCCTTCAAAAGACTAGATAATGATCTTTCATTGGAAGCTCAAGTGGGAGATACTAACTCATTCCTCAATTATTGGGTCCTCCGTGTGGCCTTCTCGGGAGCCACGGCCTGTGTCGCCCACGTTGATGGCAACGATCTGCACGTGGCCAACACTGGAGATGGCCGGGCTGTGCTTGGGGTGCAGGAGGAAGATGGGTCGTGGTCAGCACTCACCTTATCAAATGACCACAATGCACAGAACGAGAGCGAGATCCAGCGCATTCGATCTGAGCATCCCAAGAACGAGGAGAAGACGGTCGTCAAACAGGACCGCCTGCTTGGTCTACTGATGCCCTTCAGAGCCTTCGGAGACGTGAAATTCAAGTGGAGCATTGAGCTTCAGAAGCGAGTGCTCGAGTCTGGGCCCGATCAGCTTAACGATAATGAGCACACCAAGTTCATCCCACCAAACTACCACACTCCCCCGTACCTCACTGCCGAGCCTGAAATCATCCATCACAAGCTAAGGCCCCAGGACAGGTTCCTGGTGTTGGGGACCGATGGACTGTGGGAGACCTTACACCGGCAAGAAGTGGTGAGGATCGTAGGTGAATATCTCACTGGGGTTCACCTCCAGCAGCCCATCACTGTGGGAGGCTACAAGGTGACACTTGGGCAGATGCAGGGCTTGCTCATGGAGCGAAGGGCACGGGTATCCTCCGTCTTTGAGGATCAGAACGCAGCGACTCATCTCTTAAGGCACGCAGTAGGGAATAATGAGTTTGGCTCAGTGGACCATGAACGTCTCTCCAAAATGCTGAGCTTGCCAGAGGAGCTGGCGCGTATGTACAGAGATGACATCACCATCATAATTGTTCAGTTTAACTCCCATGTTATTGGTGCACAGAATAAGACGGGGACGACAGGTGATCCTGCCTAA